In the Eptesicus fuscus isolate TK198812 chromosome 22, DD_ASM_mEF_20220401, whole genome shotgun sequence genome, aactaaGCACACGAAGAACGAGAATCGCCCACACAGCTTAAGCCAGACAGAGATATGAATGGAACCACTATGACTCAAAGGGgggaaaacaataacaaaaagattcTAAGTCTCATGGTTTAACTGAGGTTTTAGAAAAACCTAAGCTGAGATCAGCTGCTGTTTGAAATATCTGTCTACATTTCATTAGAGATGTTGGATTTACTTAGGAGGCACAAACATATAGTCTTGCATATTTTAATACTAACTTTTACAGTGAAAAAAATACTAAGTGATCTCAAAAGGGACAATGATCTATAAGTACTCAAAATATATCTTTGAAAAGGAATAATAAACATCCTAAGGAAAGAAACCAGATGGGGTGTTGATGAGTACAATGTGTCTAGAATAGACAAGGTATTTCCAAAATTTTATGCCTTAAGTTTCCTATATATATAGCAGGCAGGCACACATGCCAGGCAAATATTGATGCTAGGAAAATATTTCAGTCAGGATTTTAGAAAACCCCCAACTTTCAGCCAAGATTTCTACTCAGTCTTTCAGTGATAATGTATGATAATGTATGACAAATAACACTGAAGCAAgattagttttaaattttagattTGCTTCGatcaagttatttttctttttaacggAACACTTAAAATAGATGAATTCAGCAGAGTGGTTTGAAAAGTTAAGGCTCCTTAAAGATTCTAAAGACTAAAACTTAAGGCACATATTATAATCTTCATGACACTGTTAAaagctaagatttaaaaaaaaaacaaaaaacatacccGACTTCTTCCCTTCATTCTTTGCCAACCACTCCCTCCCCAAAGGATGGCATTTTAAATTTGGACTAATGGTAAGGAGTGAAACAAAAATTCCATCAGGAACACCTGGTAGGGTTTCCACACAAATGTCCACTATTTGCGTTGAGCACCACTGGGAGATGACAGGCCAGGAGAACGTTTTCAGAGATCTTGGGTCACAAGCTGCTCCATttacccttcagcccacaggctcagACGGGACTCTCCTCCTCCGTGGGGCTTCCTTCGGTGCCTTTTTGCTCTGGCGATTCTGCTTTGCTGGTAACTGCTTTTGGCGTCTCACCCTCTATACTGGCCTCTTCCTCTTTACTCTCCTTTTTCTGCTGCctcgctttcttttttctttcaataattcGATAATTGATGCCCATGCCAATGAAGAGATAGATGCCTGCGAAAATGAGAACTATGCCACAGGCCCAGTACGTGTATTTGTAGTCTCCGTAAATGTCATGGAGACGACCTAAAGATgtcaaaagagaaaaacacactgaaaaCGCCAACCAGTAAACAGTTATGTGGATAAAAGTCATACCCTTTTCTAGATAAAATTCAAGGACCTACTCAGAAAGATGTCAACCCAATTCTCAAATAGCCCACAGGTGACaaattagtttaaaaagaaactacTAAAAGTGGTCTGACCTTTTGTTATGGATGTCATACTTGATTTTGGCTGGCCCTGCATACTGTCATTTTTAACaacttgaaaataattaaatcttgGCACATTTGAGTTGGGAAGGAACTAGAGATCACCTGGAGTCAGTTTTCTCAATACATATTGGGAGGGGATTGTTGCAGTAGAGGTTTAAgagcctggccaggtagctctgcTGGTctgagtgttgtcccaatacgccaaggttgcaggtttggtccctggtcagggcacacacaagagtcaaccaatgaatgtacaAATAAGTGGGAccacaaattgatgtctctcactctctaaaatcaaataaacctaaaaaaaaaaaaaaaaaaaaaggaatcttgcccaaggtcacagagctaatttCAGTCTCCCAGACTCCTGCTCTTTCTCTGACATCAGCACTTCCCAAAAAGCATTCCTGTGAAGACTTGTCCTATGCTAAAAAAATGACCAAATGCTAATAATACCTTTGCATCATTCTGAGTGCTTCTTCCTCGCAACAGGCAGATGCTACTATCACTCTCATTGTATAATgtaaaaactgaagcacagaaaccttaagtaacttgtccaaggtcacaaagttaGGAACAGTTGGCTTTAAACCCAGGAAGTGTGACTGAAGCTGCAACTGTAACCTCTGAGCTGCAGGATACCTCCTGGTGTCTCCAAAGTCAAATAGTTTTGGGAAATGGCCTATCGTATTCTCTCTTATTAAAGCCGCACAATGAAAGTTAGCATGGCAAAGGCTTTGCAAGGTCCTGTTGTAAAGAAATCTATTTAACTTGGTGTTTCCAAACTATTTTTTGGCCATGAAATCCTTGTTATAGTAAAATTCATTAGCATCTCATCTAATTGGCATCTCAAGGAATAAACTCTGGAAAACCCTTCTCCACACCTAGGAAGGACTTCATGTAACCAATTCATTTATAGGATTTGATATGGCAGGGGCGGGGAACGTCCAGCTGCAGGCGGGCCGTATAAGGCTGGTgcaatcattgggtctggcctgccattaggggtgagttaattaaatgtttgactaaatatagcaggctaatttttaagttgataattttgtatggcccacaaatgatgctataaatatccaaatgggtcttggcagaaagaaggttccccacccctgccacatgGTTTTCTAACTCAGGGCATTATTCACTCAGAGTATTTACTGAGCCTTTCCATACACCAGTCACTGGGTCTCTTAGGCCCTGAGGAGAAAGGTGGGCAAAGGAAATAATATCTAGTTTAGTGGAGGAGAGAGATATTAATCAAGTAAACATATAAACTGACCAGTGCTACCAGGAGGGCTGAAAGCAGCAAATAGGGGGGAGGACCAGTAAGTAGGGTCAGGAAGGCTTCTCTTAAAGAGTAACTAATAAGCCTAGTCTGACAGGAAGAAGGGGCTATCtggcagagagggggtggggtagggatcCAGGCAAAGAGTTCAAAAGCAGTGGTGGGAGGAAGGACAGGGgcaagaggggaagggagaagggccaggctgctggaggagagcacaggccagcaggtgggaaaTGAGGCTGAAGAGAAAGGTGGGCGGGCCCTGTGGGCCATATAAGGGAATTTGATCTTCACCCTAAGGAGATGGAAGCAACTGGAGAGTTCTAATTAGCTGAAATATCCGATTTGCATTTGTCTGTCGAGTAGAAAACAGATTGAAGGCTAGCTAGAGTGGATATAGatagaccagttaggaggctactgGAGCAGCTCAAATAGGAACTATGGATAAGAGATATCTAGAGACGGAGAAAGTATATTGATTAGAGATTTAGGAAGTGAAAACTGACAAGATTGGTCAACTCATTGGATATGGTGGAAGGAAGTAGGAGTTACATCTTTTCAGAAagccaaaatttttttttactgtcttatGTATTGACTTAAAAGTTGAAACATTTAATAACTTTAGGAAATAGTTTCCCAACTATATACTcaattactagctgtgtgatacAAGGCAAATTGTTTCACTTTTCAAAGCCCCTTTCTTCACTAACAAAGTGGGAACTCTAACAGTCTCTACCTCATAGGCTGGTGAGATATAAGATACAGGACGGTGCACTATGAGCTTACATGGtagctattatcattattactactattacttTAATCATTACTATTAAAATAAACTCccttattaaaatgaaattaccaCCAGTGCTTTAGAGGTGGCGTTGTATTTACATGTTTTCTTACAATAAGCATGGAagttttacaaagagaaaacattttaagagacagcatcatttaaaaaatatttcacgcCCCTTTCAGCTTGATGGTTCATTTTAACTCAAGTCTGTGTTTGAGCAATTACGCTGCTCGAAGCATTGTGCCAGCAACGAGGACACAGAAATGAGCAAGACCTGCTCTCCCCCAGCAAAAGGCTCAGTGATCTCTGCTTTCTATCCCCTTCTCAATTTCTGTGCCTGTTTTATGTTAACAGAACCGTGGAGGTAGGGAGACATACTGTACCTAAAAGTGGTGGCCCGAGGAGGACAGGACCGCATTCCACAATGGTCACCAACCCCACGGCGCTGGAGAACTTCTGGGGTCCAACGAGGTCCATCAGTGTTTCAAACAATACCGAGCTGAGCCACCCAAATGCAAACCCAAAAACTCCAGCATAAATACAGAGCCCGATATAGCTGTTAGTCAACGGTGCTACCATATGACACAGTCCATTTGCAATAATAGAAGCAGCAAAAAAATATTGAACTCGAGGTCTTATCCACCTTGTGTTGGCTAAAAGTCCCATAGATGGTCTGGCAAACATATCAACAAAAGCcagaatggaaaggaggagggCAGACTTCTCATTAGAGTAATGCTGACTCTTGCCATAATTACTAAGAAAGACCAAAGGAGCAAACAGTCCAAAAAACATGATCACGTTTCCGGAGAGGTATAGCAAAAAGCCTCTGTGAGTGAACAAGGAAAAGTCCAGGAACTGATTAATTGTTTGCAATActgactttttctcctttttgggGTTTTCTCCAATGAGATCTGTATTTGCATCACCTGCCACTTTTGAACCAGACTTTCCAGCTTCCTGAATGGTTTCTGTAGGCTGATATTTCTCCGCTCTGGCTGGGGGGGGCCCTATTGGTCGCATCAGGGATCCAGCCACACAGCAGTTTAGTAGTAAGCCTCCAAGAATTAGGAAACTTCCTCTCCAGCCAAAGATACCGAAGAAAGCCTGATTGAGGGGGGCCAGAGTAGAGAGGAACACAGGACTGCCTGCCATGGCCAGTCCATTTGCCAACGGCCGCTTCTTGTAGAAATACTTGCCAATCATGGTCAGAGCTGGATTCAAGTTGAAGGCAAGCCCAAGACCtgagaaagaggggaaaaagaatCACATACTATAATAAATGTCAGAGAGAGATTTGGAGTTACTTAACcagacaaataaattaaaataaaggtatAAGTAATGGAAGGAGACAAAGATCCTCGTTATTGGAGGACATACTGTATTGTGGTTAAAGTGTGAGCTCTAAAACCAGACTATGTGCTTTCAAACCTCAGCAACATTACTTACTGTCTatgtaagagagagagatattgacgtgagaaagacacattgatcgattgcctcccatatgcacccctactggggctggagaacctgcaaccaaggtacctgccttgactgggaatcgaacactCAACCATTTGGTCTGAGGGGCTGATGCCCTAGCCACttagcaaaccagccagggctcatgcaTTATTCTTAAGTCAAAAGTGGTCAATACAAAAGTGGTCAataagcattttctttaaaagaaaaacaaaacacacagacacaaagatataaaaatacttttctagtaaagagatgaaaattaaagacCCATTTACTACTACTGACTATTCTTAGGACAAGGGATGCAATAATCTCTTtcaactcatttattcattcaacaattaacACCTATTATCAcaggaatttaaaaatgaatcaacAGCAACTCACCTCCAATGACTCCAATACAAAAGTAAAGCCCCTGTACACTGTTAGAGAACGAAGCTGCAATCAGGCCACTTCCTGACAAGCATCCACCAACAATCATGACTGGACGACTGCCATATTTATTCACGAGGATACTGCTGACAGGACCTAAGAAAGGACCAAACATTTAGTGGCAAGAGGAGAGGAACCTGCCCCCCACATCTACACAAGGCATTAATGACACTAAGTGACAAGTCCtccaaaatgaacatacaacaaaaGGTAATGGTAAGAACATTGCTTTCTTTTATATCTGGATATTCTGGATGGaattttactaaaatataaacGACTAGATCCTTAATCTTTCCCTTATAAGGCAGAACAGGCTGGAAATAACTTGGTAATGGGTGTTCATAGGCTTCTTGATGTATCTAGGATACGACCAACATATATTTTGTAAgtttactttgttttaaattttggacAGACACACGGATATGATGATATGATTTCAGAGcattatttacatattataaatgtggcttatttcatactttttataaagaaaaagactaaatacataattattttttccaagtttAAAGTTTTGTAATTAGGACATCTAAAATGTAAAGCAAAATTAAAACTGTTCACAGTGACATCTAGATGTCTCAGGTATTGAACTGATTATGACTTTTAGAGAGATAACCTGGTTCCATGCCTATATTACTGTTTTGTGTTATTAGCCAAtactgtgaggaaaaaaaaaatgcttgtagGAGAAAATTAACTCAGATAATGGTCAAAATATTCTTGGGTGTAATGCCTGAAAAAGATAGGAAATGGAGTGTTATCTGAAAAAACCCTGTTGATTCTGTGAAGTATAAGTTAATGCTATAAAGTTtccagtattttatttaaaaaaaattatttttattcatttcagagaggaagggagagggagagagacagaaacatcaatgagagagaatcatatatcagccgcctcctgcatgccccccactggggatggagcctgcaacccgggcatgtgcccttgaccggaattgaacccgggatccttcagtctgcaggccaacgctctatccactgagccaaaccggccagtgCAGAGTCCAGTATTTTAGATGGAAAATGTTAACATGACATCaccaaaaaactgaaaacatgtAAATTTAcacttttcattttagaaaaaaagaaaaaggaactcaaggaaataaaacaatagtAGGCAACTAAGATCTCCTCCCCTAAAAAACATACTCCAACAAGCATCATGAaccaaagcattaaaaaaaaggaagaaaagcaaactaAACCACTCACAGCTCAAAACATATTAGGGTGGGTGTGGCCCAAATGCACAAGTTAAAGGATTATGGCCCTTGTAAAAGTTATGATAATTCTTAGGGGATATACTACTTAGGAGCCAATCTAAACAAAATAACCCATTTAGTAAAAATTCTGCCACAAGACTCATGATAGGCAATTTGTCTTTCGAGCTATTTTAGGAAGGATGGCCCCAATTAGCTATAATTagaaaaagagaggggtacaGTTCATAGGCCTATTATAACAAAATTCAGGGAAATGTGCTAGTTATCTCTGGATGAGGACAAAGAAGGAACTGTTTTCCCAAAAGAAAGTGTCATGTGCAATTAGGAGAACTGACATGACTTACTTTTGATGCAAAATGCAAGTGGCTTTCAAGCTCTTTGGCAGCTCAGAATTACAACAGCAAACCGCTGGTCTGTAGTCAGCTTAAAGATACACTGAGCAACTGGAGGACCTCTTGAGAATATTTATACCAATTTTTCAAGCCATCATAATCAAAACCTGATTAGAAATCCTGGCAGATAGAGTCCAAggttccttttcatttctttaaacttatatttttaaaaagtggctcaagtggttgagcattgacctatgaaccaggaggtcacggttcaattcccgaactggacacatgcccgggttgcgggcttgatccccagtgtgggctgtgcaggaggcagcggatcaatgattctctcatcattggtgtttctatctctcccttcctctctgaaatcaataaaaacatatataaaaaagtactacaatttagcatttatgttcTCTTAAAAAGTACTTTAATAGACAAAACAGGTTTaggttcaaaatttaaaagatatacagcagaaaaaaaatgtattcccaCACCCATTCCCTGTCActcaatttatctttctctaaggCAATCAGGTTACCTGTTTTCTCTGAGCACTGAAATTAGGCACTTAATCCAATTATGACTCTAACTTACTTCTGTTTCGTGAGTTTATGT is a window encoding:
- the SLC16A1 gene encoding monocarboxylate transporter 1, producing the protein MPPAVGGPVGYTPPDGGWGWAVVFGAFISIGFSYAFPKSITVFFKEIEEIFHATSSEVSWISSIMLAVMYGGGPVSSILVNKYGSRPVMIVGGCLSGSGLIAASFSNSVQGLYFCIGVIGGLGLAFNLNPALTMIGKYFYKKRPLANGLAMAGSPVFLSTLAPLNQAFFGIFGWRGSFLILGGLLLNCCVAGSLMRPIGPPPARAEKYQPTETIQEAGKSGSKVAGDANTDLIGENPKKEKKSVLQTINQFLDFSLFTHRGFLLYLSGNVIMFFGLFAPLVFLSNYGKSQHYSNEKSALLLSILAFVDMFARPSMGLLANTRWIRPRVQYFFAASIIANGLCHMVAPLTNSYIGLCIYAGVFGFAFGWLSSVLFETLMDLVGPQKFSSAVGLVTIVECGPVLLGPPLLGRLHDIYGDYKYTYWACGIVLIFAGIYLFIGMGINYRIIERKKKARQQKKESKEEEASIEGETPKAVTSKAESPEQKGTEGSPTEEESPV